The following coding sequences lie in one Populus nigra chromosome 15, ddPopNigr1.1, whole genome shotgun sequence genomic window:
- the LOC133674496 gene encoding casein kinase 1-like protein 3: protein MERTIGGKYKLGRKIGSGSFGEIYLATHIDTFEIVAIKIENSKTKHPQLLYEAKLYNILQGGSGIPSIKWSGVDGEDNALVLDLLGPSLEDLFVYCGRKFSLKTVLMLADQMITRIEYVHSKGFLHRDIKPDNFLMGLGRKANQVYIIDFGLAKRYRDATTNRHIPYRENKNLTGTARYASCNTHLGIEQSRRDDLESLGYVLLYFLRGSLPWQGLKAATKKQKYDKICEKKLSTPIEVLCKSHPVEFASYMHYCHSLTFDQRPDYGFLKRLFRDLFSHEGYEFDYVFDWTIIKYQQAQKNRSQPRSSPNPGACSSHAVQTDMENHQGSHNACYSSEIMRSTGPGIRMQSKSGLGKNLISDIHPDKNIVSEHIPSTSFQVGGTSKRHASKPVLPNESANPAHGHNNKIGPSSSWISSLQRIHSAK from the exons ATGGAACGGACCATCGGTGGAAAGTACAAGCTTGGCCGCAAGATCGGCAGTGGATCCTTCGGTGAAATATATCTAG CTACTCATATCGATACGTTTGAGATCGTTGCTATTAAGATA GAGAACAGTAAAACAAAGCATCCACAGTTGCTTTACGAGGCGAAGTTATATAATATTCTTCAAGGAGGAA GCGGTATTCCTAGTATCAAATGGTCAGGAGTAGACGGGGAGGACAATGCACTTGTGCTAGATTTGTTAGGACCGAGTCTGGAGGACCTGTTCGTGTATTGTGGGAGGAAGTTCTCACTCAAGACTGTGTTAATGTTGGCTGATCAAATG attACCAGGATAGAATATGTGCACTCTAAAGGATTTCTGCACAGAGATATAAAACCTGATAACTTTCTCATGGGTCTTGGTCGAAAGGCAAATCAG GTTTACATAATTGATTTTGGGCTTGCAAAAAGATATCGAGATGCAACAACCAATCGTCATATTCCTTACAG GGAGAACAAAAACTTAACAGGAACTGCACGATATGCCAGTTGCAATACTCATCTTGGAATTG AACAAAGTCGGCGGGATGATTTAGAGTCACTTGGCTACGTGCTGCTATATTTTCTGAGAGGAAG TCTTCCATGGCAGGGTTTAAAAGCTGCCACAAAGAAGCAGAAATATGACAAAATATGTGAAAAGAAGTTATCAACTCCTATTGAG GTTCTGTGCAAATCCCATCCTGTGGAGTTTGCTTCATATATGCATTACTGCCATTCACTGACATTTGATCAACGGCCTGATTATGGATTCTTGAAGCGCTTGTTTCGTGATCTATTTTCCCATGAAg GATATGAATTTGATTATGTGTTTGATTGGACAATCATAAAGTATCAGCAGGCACAAAAGAATAGATCTCAACCTCGATCATCG CCAAATCCTGGGGCATGTAGCAGTCATGCAGTGCAGACAGACATGGAGAATCATCAAG GAAGTCATAATGCCTGTTATTCATCTGAGATCATGCGATCAACTGGTCCTGGCATACGCATGCAATCCAAATCAGGGTTGGGAAAGAATCTGATTTCTGATATTCATCCTGACAAGAAC ATTGTGAGTGAACACATACCCTCCACTTCATTTCAAGTTGGTGGGACATCAAAACGACATGCCTCAAAGCCTGTTCTGCCAAATGAAAGTGCTAACCCTGCTCATGGACACAACAATAAAATTGGTCCTTCCAGTAGCTGGATATCATCATTGCAACGCATTCATTCTGCAAAGTGA